CTATTAAAAATTTGCAACGCCCTTGAATGTAGCTTGCGGGATATTCTCACCGATCCGGCCACGCTGGAAGGGCTGGACGAATACGACAAAAGAAGGAGTTAATTTCAGGCGCAGGGGGCGGGAAACCGCCCCTTGTTTTTGTTTATAGGGGGCGTGGAGCATGGGGCATTGTTTTAGCCATTTGACAAAGGCAGACCGTTACAAGATCGAAGCGTTATTGAATAACGGCCATTCGGCAAAGGAGATCGCCGCGGAAATTCATGTGCATATCAGCACTATTTACCGCGAAGTAAAACGCGCCCGCATGGTTCACCGTAATTCGGATTGGACGGAGGAAGAAAGGTATAATCCGGACGAAGCACACAGGCGATACCGTGAAAACCTTTCGGCAAAAGGCGCGCCGCTGAAAATTGGCCGTGATTACGCCCTTGCGGAATATCTGGAAAGAAAAGTGCTTGAAGAAGGCCGATCCCCCGCCGCCGCACTTGCCGACATTGCTTTAGAGGGGCTGGAATTCAAAACCACAATTTGCACAAGCACCTTTTACGGCTACATAACAAAGGGTGTGTTTCTTATGCTGACAAACAAGGATTTGCCGGAAAAGGCAAAACGAAAGCGGAAATATCGCAAAGTGAAGACGGCCAAACGCGCCCCACGCGGGAAGAGCATAGAAAAACGCCCCGCCGAAGTGGAGGGGCGCGAAGTCTTCGGACATTGGGAAATGGATACCGTTTACAGCGGGAAGCAGACTTCAAAGAAAGCCCTTCTTGTGCTGACGGAGCGGAAGACGCGACAAGAAATTATAGAGCGTATGCCGGATCGGACGGAGGAAAGCACCATAAAGGCACTTGACCGTATAGAACGGCGGTTCGGCGCGCTATTCCGCAAAGTGTTCAAAACGATCACCGTTGATAATGGCGGGGAATTCTCCAATGTGGAAAGGTTGGAACAATCCGTGATCCGCAAGGGGAAGCGGACACGCTTTTACTATTGTCACCCGTACAGCAGTTTTGAACGGGGATCAAACGAAAATCAAAATAGAATGATACGGCGGCGATACCCGAAAGGAACAG
This window of the Oscillospiraceae bacterium genome carries:
- a CDS encoding IS30 family transposase; the protein is MGHCFSHLTKADRYKIEALLNNGHSAKEIAAEIHVHISTIYREVKRARMVHRNSDWTEEERYNPDEAHRRYRENLSAKGAPLKIGRDYALAEYLERKVLEEGRSPAAALADIALEGLEFKTTICTSTFYGYITKGVFLMLTNKDLPEKAKRKRKYRKVKTAKRAPRGKSIEKRPAEVEGREVFGHWEMDTVYSGKQTSKKALLVLTERKTRQEIIERMPDRTEESTIKALDRIERRFGALFRKVFKTITVDNGGEFSNVERLEQSVIRKGKRTRFYYCHPYSSFERGSNENQNRMIRRRYPKGTDFGKVSTAAIKDLEQWINNYPREILGWKTSAMCFRECLDTL